The stretch of DNA ctgatgtgggactcaaccccaggaccctggattcatgacccgagccaaaggcagatgctcaaacgctgagccacccaggtgtccttagtGTATTGTGGTCTGTGTGAATACCTTGTATAACAGATGTTCTGAGTAACAATTCAACATCGGAACCTATTTTTATTAGCTCTTCTATTTTCTTGGGAGAAGTTtcacttttattacttttgaattcttcatttatctttattctgGCTGCTTCTAATGCTCtggtatcatttttaaaaacctggggatccctgggtggcgcagcggtttggcacctgcctttgacccagggcgcgatcctggagacctgggatcgaatcccacatcgggctcctgatgcatggagcctgcttctccctctgcctgtgtctctgctctctctctctttctctgtgtgactatcataaaataaataaaaaatttaaaaaaataaaaaaaattaaaaaaaattaaaaaaataaaataaaaacctgttgTCTGGTCCTGTGTAATGTTTTAAAGAGCTGTAAAACCTTGGCCGCCTGACCCATGGCTCTCCTCACCGTGGCGGCCACCTCtctcaaaatagtattttaaaacagaaaataggagaggcgtctgggtggttcagctgctTGAGTGTCTGGTccttggtttctgcttgggtcatgggatcgagccatgtcaggctccaggctcagcagggagtctgcttctctctctctccctctgccccttgcccttcACTTGCAcatgctcatactctctctctaaaatacaaataaatcttaaaaaaataaaaagaaaaaaaggaggtaaCAATTATTATCTCTTAAGGTTGTTGTGAGGCTTAAACAAGATAACACATgttttggggcacttggctggctcagtcagtggagcatatgactcttgatctcggggtggtcagtttgagccccacattggacctAGAAATTacttaagatcttaaaaaaaaaaaaaaaaaaaagaggttaacaCATATCCTTTTGCATGTTTAGCAGTATTAAGggctcaagaaatgtttattagtaatattgtctttttctgagCTCCAAGCAATTCCACATGATATATGTGTTACTCCTCAATTAGCCTGGCAGGCTGATCAAGggatttccctttttctttacaCTTTCCAACCCAAATATCTTCAAGACTTTTTTCCCaagttcttcttcttttaaaaaacaaaaaaaaccccaaaaaacccaaaaacatttagttattcatttgagacacagagagagaggaaaagacacaggaagagggagaagcaggctccccacaggagcccgatatgggactcgaacccggatcttgggatcatgacctgagcctaaggcagccgcccaactgctgagccacccagacattccccCCCAAGTCCTAACACCATTGCATTCATCACTAAGCTGGCTATATtgcaaaaataattacatttcatgtatctttgtgttctttttggaaataaagaaaactgttGCTCAAGGAAAAGCCagttacattttcaaagaaacagtaaGTGACTAAGTCCTCTTTCCTCCTTGTAAATCACACACAAAATCCAAGTTAATAAtgacagtcatttaaaaaaaaaaaatggtccctAATCATTGTATTGCTGATTACTTTTACTACTCTGACAAACTGTTATCACAACTATAGTGTACCTATATAACTGAAGGATAATATAACCTGTAATATCACAATAAAGAACAATCAGCCTTGTAGCATCTTTCCAATACTGAATTACATGTAAGTTTTATTTGCAAAATTACAAAACttgtgatttctttaaaaaatccaaatatcattttaaaaagtcatgaaaaaCTGAATGGCCATGAGATGGCTATTAGTATTAATTTGGAGGTTACAATAAAACATTAATCAGTAAGCAAATCTACAAATATGGAATCTATGAATAATGATTATCAACTATATTCTTTTGGGTCCCATTTCTTTCGCTCAATATTATGCCTGTGCGATTAGTCCATGTTGCTGTATATGGTAGTTGTACTtaattgtatgtatatgccacaatTTTTTACTCATCCTTttttggacatttgggttgcttctagtttgtgactatcatgaataaagctactatatatatatatatttttaagattttgtttatttattaatgagagacagtgagagggagagacatagccagagggagaagcaggctccatgcagggagcccaatgtgggactcaatcccaggacaccaggatcacgccctgggcggaaggcagatgctcaaccactgagcgacccaggtgtccctaaagctACTGTATGTTGTACATATCTTGTGGTGGACATCATATTCATTTCTCCTAGATTTATactcaggagtggaattgctgagggAGTAGAGTGTATATATACATGGCTTTAGTAGATACTACCAGCAGAACTCCAAAGTGATTAGATCAGTTCCCACTACCAATGTATATAAATTCTAGTCATTCCACATCCACACCAACACTTATTCTGtgagtctttttcattttagtcagttcttttatattttggtagGTCAGCTTAGTCAAACTGGAACTATATTTCCCAGAATTCCCTTCCCTTTGAGTTAGCCAATAAGATTTGCAAAGTGGAAGGAAGCAGAAGCCATTCTGCTAATAACTGTTAACTCAGGTTATTACAGGGGCCAGATGCCCAGCTAGTTTATACACATTGTTGCTGGTATGCTGGCTCACGTTGTTGGTATAGGGCAGCAGCCAGGCCTGCAACTAACTCCTCTTGCTCCCAAAAGAGCTCCACCCTAAGCCTAAGTTTTGGGCCAAAGATCACCAGCTTTGTCTACAGATCACCCATGTCACTGAATACGGAAATGATGAGACACACATTCCACTTTCTCCTTATAGGTCCCAGTTTATTTTCACTATTCTACACTTTATATCTATCTTTTCTTGCAATTGCTGCCCTGTTGATTTACAATGACTACTAGTCCACAGGCAGTATCTTTCCACACTGCTCTTCACCAGCCCCTACAACGTCTATAATCCCTTATTCCCCAACATTCATATTGATTCTGTCTCCCAAACAGAATCCTAACTTTTAAAACTGG from Canis lupus familiaris isolate Mischka breed German Shepherd chromosome 28, alternate assembly UU_Cfam_GSD_1.0, whole genome shotgun sequence encodes:
- the LOC119877695 gene encoding complex III assembly factor LYRM7-like; amino-acid sequence: MGQAAKVLQLFKTLHRTRQQVFKNDTRALEAARIKINEEFKSNKSETSPKKIEELIKIGSDVELLLRTSVIQGIHTDHNTLRTPGWLSV